The DNA region CGAACGTCTCGCCCGCCATCTGGCGGCGGCCGATCCGGACGCCTGGCCCGCACGGGTCGAGGACGCCGCCAGCATCCTCGCCCTCATCAAGGAGCCGGACAACGCCATGCGCGCGGCGGGTGACGGCGACATATGGCGCGCCATGATCGACACGGCGTTGCGCGACCGCTGGTCAGTCTCCCAATCCTCAGCGCATGCCCAAGGACCGGCCGGATCGGACGAAGAAGGCGAAACCGCACTGACATCCGATGGCGTCGGCCACGACAGGGCAGACTGGGTCCATCTCCATCACGGACAGGAAAAAAATCGATGAAGGCTTTGCTTAAACTGGCGATCGTCACCGGTCTTGGCGCTTTTGCTATCAAGGGCTGGCGCGACTGGATGGGCGATGGCACCACCTCGGACGATCGCGGCGCGGTGGGTTCATCGGGCATCGTCCGGGACGCCGGGCCACAGCCTGGCGTCACGCCAATGGATTGGGACAAGGTGGATGAACAGTCCGACGAATCCTTCCCGGCCAGCGATCCGCCCGGTAATTACTGACGCCACCTGCGCTCCATTGCCCTGACGCAGCGGGCCACCTATGAGACGGTCCGGGCGCATCCTGCGCTCCTAACAGGGGAATGATAGTCCATGCCTTCGGGTCTGATCGCGCTGCTCGATGACGTAGCGGGCATAGCCAAGCTGGCGGCCACGTCGCTGGACGATGTCGCCGCCGCCGCAGGTAAGGCCGGCACTAAAGCGGCAGGCGTGGTGATCGACGATACCGCCGTCACCCCCAATTATGTCATGGGCCTCAGCCCCGAACGCGAACTGCCGATCATCTGGAAGATCGCCAAGGGATCGCTGCGCAACAAGCTGCTGTTCCTGCTGCCCGCCGCGTTGCTGCTCAGCGCCTTCGCCCCTTGGCTGCTGCCCCCGCTGTTGATGCTGGGCGGCGCTTTCCTCTGCTACGAAGCCGTCGAAAAGCTGGTGGAAGCCATGCAGGGCGGCCATGACGAAGCCGCCGAAGCGCAACAGACGCTGAGCGTGACCGAACTGGAAAACCAGAAAGTATCCAGCGCCATCCGCACCGACTTCATCCTGTCGGGAGAAATCATGGCGATTTCGCTGGGCACCGTCGCGGACAAGCCCATCTGGGAACAGGGCGTCGTCCTGCTGGTCGTCGCCATCCTGATCACCGCGGGCGTCTATGGCGTGGTCGGCTTCATCGTGAAGATGGACGATATCGGCCTGCACATGGCCCAGCGCACGTCATCCGCCACCCGCGCCATCGGCCGCGGCCTGGTGAAAGCGATGCCGATCTTGATGAGCATATTGAGCGTCGTGGGCACCGCGGCGATGCTGTGGGTAGGCGGCGGCCTCATAGTCCATGGGCTGCATGAATTTCACTGGGATCTGATCCCCGGTACGATCGAACATGTCGCCCAGGGCGCGGCGCAGGCCGTTCCCGCCATCGGTCCGGTGATCGACTGGGTGGTGAACGCCATCGGCGCGGGCATCATCGGCCTGGTGATCGGCGGCATCATCGTCGGCGCGCTCCACCTATTGCCGTCGAAGAAACATTGATCCACATCGACCGTGCTCCCGCGCAGGCGGGAGCCCAGTTCTGATGTCTCGACTGGGCTCCCGCCTGCGCGGGAGCACGTAGTTTCGGGAATAGCGTGATGGTCCACCCCTCCCCCTGGCGTATCGAAGCAAGCGCGCTCATCGCGCTCGCCATACCCATGATCGCGGGCAACATCGCCTGGTCGGCGATCGCCGCCACGGACCTGCTGCTGCTCGGCCGCATCGGGGCGGAGGCGGTTGCGGCAGGCGCGCTGGCGATCAACCTGTTTCACGCCTTCCTGCTTTTCGGCATGGGCCTCGTCACCGCCGCCTCGCCCCTGATCGCCAGCGAACGTGGCCGCCGCCGCCATAGCGTGCGCGACATCCGCCGCACCGTTCACCAGACGCTGCGCGCCGCGCTTTTCTACGTCCTGCCCGCCTGGGCGATATTATGGCAGTGCGAGGCGATCCTGCTGGCGATGGGGCAGGATGCCGATCTGGCGCGCGAAGCCGGGCATCTGATGCATGGCCTGCAATGGGCGCTGCTGCCTTTCCTCGGCTTCACCACGCTGCGCAACTTCATCGCTGCGCTGGAACGCCCGGTCTGGGGGCTGGTCATCATGCTGGGCGCCATTCCATTCAACGTCACGGCAGGCTGGGCCTTGATCTTCGGGCATCTGGGCTTCCCCCCGCTCGGCCTGTTGGGCGCAGGGCTGGCGAGCAGCCTGTCCTCCTGCTTCCTCTTCTTCGGCCTGCTCGCCGTCCTACTGATCGACCGGGGTTTCCGCCGCTACCGGCTGATGGGCCGTTTCTGGAACCGTGACCGCGAACGGCAGCGGCAGGTCTGGGCGCTGGGCCTGCCGATCGCGATCACGCTGGGCTTCGAAACCACGGTGTTCAACGTCTCGGCCTTCCTGATGGGCCTCATCGATCGCGATTCGCTCGCCGCCCATGCCGTGGCCATCCAGATTGCGGCGCTGGTCTTCATGGTGCCGATGGGTATCGGCCAGGCGGCGACCATCCGCGTCGGCATCGCCTATGGTCGGCTTGATCGCGCCGGGATCGGCCGCGCCGGGTGGCTGGCGCTGATCATCGGCACCGGCTTTGCCGTCTGCGCCGCCAGCCTGCTGATCCTCGCGCCTCGCGCGCTCGTGTCCATCTTCCTCGACCTGTCCAACCCCGCCAATGCC from Sphingobium sp. HWE2-09 includes:
- a CDS encoding MATE family efflux transporter, yielding MVHPSPWRIEASALIALAIPMIAGNIAWSAIAATDLLLLGRIGAEAVAAGALAINLFHAFLLFGMGLVTAASPLIASERGRRRHSVRDIRRTVHQTLRAALFYVLPAWAILWQCEAILLAMGQDADLAREAGHLMHGLQWALLPFLGFTTLRNFIAALERPVWGLVIMLGAIPFNVTAGWALIFGHLGFPPLGLLGAGLASSLSSCFLFFGLLAVLLIDRGFRRYRLMGRFWNRDRERQRQVWALGLPIAITLGFETTVFNVSAFLMGLIDRDSLAAHAVAIQIAALVFMVPMGIGQAATIRVGIAYGRLDRAGIGRAGWLALIIGTGFAVCAASLLILAPRALVSIFLDLSNPANARTATLAVSFLAVAALFQLVDAAQAVGAGVLRGIQDTTVPMIFALIGYWVVGIGVGALLAFPLGMDGLGIWLGLASGLGAVALLLITRWSLRERLGLVPA
- a CDS encoding DUF808 domain-containing protein, whose amino-acid sequence is MPSGLIALLDDVAGIAKLAATSLDDVAAAAGKAGTKAAGVVIDDTAVTPNYVMGLSPERELPIIWKIAKGSLRNKLLFLLPAALLLSAFAPWLLPPLLMLGGAFLCYEAVEKLVEAMQGGHDEAAEAQQTLSVTELENQKVSSAIRTDFILSGEIMAISLGTVADKPIWEQGVVLLVVAILITAGVYGVVGFIVKMDDIGLHMAQRTSSATRAIGRGLVKAMPILMSILSVVGTAAMLWVGGGLIVHGLHEFHWDLIPGTIEHVAQGAAQAVPAIGPVIDWVVNAIGAGIIGLVIGGIIVGALHLLPSKKH